Below is a genomic region from Jiangella gansuensis DSM 44835.
GCGCGGCTGGTCCAGCGCCGGCCGGTGCTGACCCTGGCGGTCACCGGTGCCGCGCTGGTCACGCTGGCCGCGCCGGTCGCGGACATGCACATCTCGCAGGGCGACCCGCGGATGCTGCCGACGTCGACGCAGACCCGGCAGCTCTGGGACGGCCTGGGCACCCACTTCCCGGAGCAGGCCCGCTGGCTGGGCGACATCGAGGTCGTCGCGGACGCACCGGCCGGCGACCCGGCCGTCGCCACGCTTCGCGACTCGATCGCCGACCTGCCCGGGGTGGCCACGATCGAAGTGACGCCACTCACCGACGGACTGACCGGTCTCGATGTCGAGCCGTCCGGCTCCGTCGAAGGCGACGCCGCGCAGGACGTCGTCCGGGCCATCCGCGATCTGGACGCCCCGTTCGACCTCCAGGTCACCGGCGACACCGCCATGCTGGTCGACTACACCTCCATGCTCGGCGAGCGGCTGCCGTGGGCGATCACGATCGTGGCGCTGGGCACGCTGGTCCTGCTGTTCGCCTTCACCGGCTCGATCCTGCTGCCGATCAAGGCGATCCTGACCAACCTGCTCAGCATCGGTGCCGCCCTGGGCGTGGTCGTGTGGGTGTTCCAGCACGGCAACCTCGCCGGGCTGGTCGGCGCCGACGGCCTGGGCTACCTGCACCTGACCGTCCCGATCCTGGTCGGCGCCATCGCGTTCGGTCTCTCGGTCGACTACGAGGTGTTCCTGCTGTCCCGTATCCGGGAGCGCTGGCTGGCCGGAGCGGGCGCCTCCGGGTCGGTGGCCGAGGGCCTGCAGCGTACCGGCGGCATCGTCACGGCAGCGGCGCTGGTCATCGGGGTGGTCTTCGCCGGGTTCATCGTCGGCGGGTTCGCACCGATCAAGGCGATCGGGCTCGGCCTGGTGCTGGCCATCGCCCTGGACGCGGTGGTGGTCCGGATGTTCCTGGTCCCGGCGACGATGACGCTGCTGGGCGCCCGCAACTGGTGGCTGCCGCGGCCGCTGCGCCGGATACACGACCGGATCGCGCTGTCGGAGGAGACGCCGCCGCCGTCCACCGTCGCCGAGGTCGCGCCGGTGCCGGTCCGCGAGCCGATCGGCTGACGCCGCCGGCCGACGCCGTCATGCCGGCTCCGCGGGGTCCGAGACCTCGCGGAGCCGGCGCGTGCCCGTGGACCCGACACGCGGTCCCGAGTCGAACTCGATGCGCATGACCACCCGCCGCGGGGTGGGACCCGCTCCTCGAACGTGCTGTCGCGTCAAATCCAGCCGGCGATCTTGAGCCGCTGGCACCGGGACAGGGCCGCGTAGCCGGCGGTGCCGAAGACGGCCTGCAGGTCGTCCCAGGACGCCTAGTGCGCCGGGACGACGGTCACCCGCTCGGCCGGGATCGGCGCGTTGGAAGCCGCCGTCACGGTTGCGGCGGGTCCTCGCCGACCAGTCCGTCGACCGCTTCGCGCAGCAGGTCGGCGTGGCCGGCGTGCCGGATGTAGTGCTCGACCGCGTCCACCAGGACCCGTCGCAGGTTGGGATGCCGGCCGTCGCCGTCGGTGAAGATGGACGGCTGATCGAGGCCGCCCTCGGCGAGCACCCGCGCCCAGGCGGCGCGGGAGCGCTCCACCGAGCCCAGCCACAGGGCGTACAGCGCCTCCGGGGTGTCGTCGGCCGCCGAATGCCATTCCCCGTCGGGATCGGCGTCGAAGTTCTCCTGCTTCCACGGAGACGGCATCGGGTCCCCGGTCAGGAACTCGGCGATGCGCATGTCCTCGGCGAGCGCGGCATGCTTGAGCAGCCCACCCAACGTCATGGTGGACGGCGGCAGGCGGGTGTTCAGGCCGGCCGCGTCCAGCCCGCCACACTTCCAGGCGAACTGGGCGCGGGCGCGGTCCAGGGCGAACATCAGCATCTCGACCTCGTCGCCGGCCACCGACTCCTGGATCACGGTCATGTCTTTCATGTCCATGACGCCAACGCTAGAGTCGATTCCGGACGTTCTACTTCCGGATTCCGGGATTCTTGGTGACGATCGACACGAGCCCGACGGCGCGTGCGCTGGTGGCCCTCGAGCTGATCCAGGGCAGCCCCGGTGTCACCGCGCAGCGGCTGGCCGACAAGCTCGGCGTATCCGAGCGCGCTGCGCGCCGATATGTCGGCATCCTGCGCGAGGCCGGCGTACCCATCGAAGCCGCCCGCGGACAGCACGGCGGGTTCCGCGTGGGCCGTGGCGTCCGGCTGCCGCCGTTGATGTTCACCGCCTCCGAAGTGCTCGGCCTGGTCATGGCAGTGCTCGACGGTCACCACGACGCCGCCGATGCCGCCGGCCCGGTCGGCAGCGCCCTGGGCAAACTACTGCGCTCTCTACCCGAACCGGTCGCCACCCAGGCGGCGACGATGCGCCGGTCCGCGGCTCCCGCTCCGGACCGCGCCGCCGCGCGGCCCGACCCGTCGACGGCCACCACCCTCGTGCAGGCGAGCGCCGAGCGTCACGCCGTCCGGCTGGACTACCGCTCCGAGGCCGGATCCGAATGGACCACCGACGTCGACCCGTGGGCGGTGGTGGTCCGGCACGGGCGGTGGTACCTACTGTGCTGGTCGCATCGGGCTCAGGCGCAGCGGGCGTACCGCATCGACCGGGTCACCGCGGTGGACGTGCTGCCGTCGTCGTTCACACCGCCGCGTGACCTCGACGCCGTCGCGGCGTTGGAGACGCACCTCGCTCGCGGCTGGGAGTACGACGCCGAGGTGGTCATCGAGGGCCCACTGGAGACGGTGCGGCCATGCGTGCGAAGCACCCTCGGGACGCTGGAGCCGACCGACGAGAACACGACGCGGCTCACCGGCAGCACCAGCAACCCGCACTGGTACGCCGAACAGCTGGCCGCCCTGCCGGTACCGTTCCGGATCGTCCACGGCCCGGAGCTCCGAGCGGCGGCGCGGGCCGTCGGCGAACGGCTGCTCGCAGCCGCCGACGGGCCGCTGACGCCGTCGGCACCGGCAACCTCGGCCGCACCCGAACCCTCGGACCACACGACAGGAGCACCCGATGAGTGAGACCACCACGCCGCACCCCGCGGACGTGGCGCGGCGCATCGTCGACGCCAACGCCTACCTGACCCTCGCCACCGTGGACCCGAACGGGCAGCCGTGGGCCACCCCGGTCTGGTTCGCGCACGACGACTATCGGACGTTCTTCTGGGTGTCGCGGCCCGGCACCCGGCACTCCCAGAACATCGACACCACTGCGGCGGTCGGCATCGTCATCTTCGACTCCACCCTCCCGTCCAGCCAGGCCACCGCCGTGTACCTGGAAGCCGTCGCGGAGGAAGTGCCGGCCGCGGACCGCACCGCGGCCCTCGCCGTCTTCAACGACCGTTCGCTGGTGTGGAAGCAGCCCCCGTGGCAGGTCACCGACGTGACCGAGCCGGCACCGCACCGCCTGTACCGGGCCACGGCGAAGGTGACGCACGTCCTGGGCGCCGGCGACAAGCGCGTCGAGGTGACGCTGTAGCCGTTATTGAGCCATGTCGACGAATCGGCTGTAGTGGCCCTGGAATGCAACCGTGATGGTGGCGGTGGGCCCGTTACGGTGCTTGGCCACGATGAAGTCCGCCTCACCAGCTCGCGGCGACTCCTTCTCGTAGGCGTCCTCGCGGTGCAGGAGGACCACCATGTCGGCGTCCTGCTCGATGCTGCCGGATTCGCGCAGGTCAGACAGCATGGGCTTCTTGTCCTGCCGCTGTTCGGGGCCGCGGTTCAGCTGGCTCATCGCGATGACCGGGACCTCGAGCTCCTTGGCCAGCAGCTTCAGCGCCCGGGAGAACTCAGCGACCTCCTGCTGCCGGCTCTCGACCCGCTTGCCGCTGCTCATGAGCTGCAGGTAGTCGATGATGACCAGCCGGAGGTCATTGCGCTGCTTGAGCCGCCGGCACTTGGCCCGGATCTCCATCATGGTCATGTTCGGCGAATCGTCGATGAACAGCGGGGCGCTGGACACCTCGCCGGTGCTGCGGGCGATGCGGTTCCAGTCGTCGTCGGTCATCTGGCCGGAACGCATGTGGTGCAGCGGGACCTTGGCCTCGGCGGAGAGCAGCCGCATGGTGATCTCGTTGCGGCCCATCTCCAGTGAGTAGATGACCGAGGTCAGTCCGTTCTTGATGGAGCAGGCGCGAGCGAGATCGAGTCCGAGGGTGGATTTGCCGACGGCCGGTCGCGCGGCGAGGATGATCAACTGCCCGGGGTGCAGGCCGTTGGTCAGCGCGTCGAGGTCGGCGAAGCCGGTGGGCACACCCACCATCTGCCCGCCGCGGGAGCCGATGGCCTCGATCTCGTCGAGGGTGCCCTCCATGATCTCCGAGAGCGGCAGGTAGTCCTCGGACGCGCGCTTCTCGGTGACGGCGTAGACCTCGGCCTGAGCGCGGTCGACGATGTCGTCGGCGTCGCCGTCCTGGGTGTAGCCCATCTGCACGATGCGGGTTCCGGCCTCGACCAGCCGGCGCAGGATGGCCCGTTCGCGGACGATCTCGGCGTAGAAGCCGGCGTTGGCCGCCGACGGCACCGACGAGACGAGCGTGTGCAGGTACGGGGCGCCGCCGACCCGGCCCAGCTCGCCGGTCTTCTGCAGCTGTGCGGCGACGGTGACGGCGTCGGCCGGCTCGCCGCGGCCGTAGAGGTCGATGATGGCCTCGTAGACGGCCTCGTGCGCCGGGCGGTAGAAGTCGTGCCCGCGCAGCACCTCGACGACGTCGGCGATGGCGTCCTTGGACAGCAGCATGCCACCCAGAACCGACTGCTCGGCCGCGACGTCCTGGGGCGGCGTCCGGCCGTAATCGGCCGGCGCTTCCTCGCGGCGGTCGGGCAGCTCAGCGACGCTCACACGACCCCCTTCGGCACCAGCCGGACCATACACACGTTCTAACAGCCCGCACCGACAATCCTGTGGACATCGGCCGCTCCCCCCGCCGGCTGTCGCGAACCTACGGGCCGCCGGGCCGGTCCGCCAAGCCGTCCATCCACAGGAGGTGTGGATGCCGTGTGGACGACGCCGGCTCCGTCCGAGGTCGCTGCTGAAACGATCATCCCCAGCTGTGGACAAGCCTGTTGACGACGAGACCAGCTCTGCCGCACCGTGCAGGTATCACCGCAGGTCACGCCCGAAAACCTGCATCCACCGGCTGTGGACGCGAATCCACATGGGGCAATCTCGAATGGCGAGACACCCATCACTGCATGTCAGGTGCTACGCCTACCGTCGGTGCTGCCATGTCTCGACGCCCGCCCAACCCGCCCAACCCGTTCCGCCGTCACGACGCCGACGGGGAGATCCTGCGGCTCGCCCTGCCGGCGCTCGGTGCCCTGGTGGCCGAACCGCTGTTCCTGCTCACGGACTCCGCCATCATCGGACACCTCGGGACGCCGGAGCTGGCCGGCCTTGGAATCGCCTCCACGGTGCTCGCGACCCTGGTCAACATCTCGATCTTCCTGGCCTACGGCACCACAGCGGCGGTGGCGCGGATGCTCGGGGCCGGCAACTCCGCCGGAGCCCTCCGGGCCGGCATCGACGGCTGCTGGCTGGCGGTCTTCATCGGCGTCGGCACCCTCGCCGTCGGCTGGCCGCTGACCCCGTGGGTCGTCTCCCTGTTCGGACCGGACGCCGACGTCGCCGGTCACGCCGAGACGTACCTGCGGATCAGCCTGCTCGGCATACCGTCGATGCTGCTGGTGCTCGCCGCGACCGGTGTGCTGCGCGGCCTGCAGGACACCCGCACCCCGCTCTACGTCGCGGCGTCCGGCGCCGTCGCCAACGTGGTGCTCAACCTCGTCCTCGTCTACGGCGCCGGTCTCGGCATCGGCGGCTCGGCCCTCGGCACCGTGATCGCGCAGACCGCAATGGCCGCGGTGTTCGTGCGGGTCGTCGCGCGGGCCGCCCGCCGCGACGGCGTCACCCTCCGGCCGCACCTCGCCGGCGTTGCCCAGGCGTTCGGCGCCGGCGTCCCGCTGATCGTGCGGACCGTCGCGATGCGGGTGGCGCTGATCGTCATCACCGTCGTGGCGGCCGGCCTCGGCACCGCCGAACTGGCAGCCCATCAGGTCGCCTTCACCACGTGGACGTTGCTCGCGCTGATCCTCGACGCCGTCGCGATCGCCGCGCAGGCGCTCGTCGGCCGCGCGCTCGGCGCCGGTGACGTGGCCGGCGCGCGGTCCGTCACCCGCCGCATGGTGCAGTGGGGCGTCCTGGCCGGCTTCGCGCTCGCGGTGCTGGTCGTGACCATCGGCTCCGTCTACGCCCAGCTGTTCACGCCCGACCCCGAGGTCCGTCGCCTGCTCTACGCGGCACTCGTCGTCGCCGCGCTGATGCAGCCGGTGGCCGGCTGGGTGTTCGTGCTCGACGGAGTGTTGATCGGCGCCGGGGACGGCCGGTACCTCGCGTGGGCATCGGTCGCTTCGGTGGTGGCGTTCCTGCCGGCAGCGTGGGCCGTCGCCGTCGCCGACCTCTCCGGAACCACCGGCATGGTGGCGCTGTGGTCGTCCATCGGAGTCTGGATGGTGGTCCGGCTGCTCACGCTGGCGCTGCGCGAACGGCAGGACACCTGGATGGTCACCGGCGCCGTCCGCTGAGCACCACGACTTGACCTCAACCGACGTTGAGGTACCAGGGTGGTCGCCATGACAACCGGCACCGAACTCGACGCGATCGGGCGCGTGATCGCCGCCGTCGAGCACGCCCAGAACAACGAGCTCCCCGACGAGTTCCTCCGCCTGTTCCGGCCCGACGCGATCTGGACGACCGGCGGCGGCAAGCGCCTCTACGGACTCGACGAGATCGCGGCATTCACCCGCCAGGTACTCCCCGGTGGAATGAAGGGGCAGACGGTCACCTTCGAGCTCGAACACGTGCTGTTCATCCGTCCAGACGTGGCCGCCGTCAAGCTGCGCCAGATCTACCGGACACCCGACGGCGTGGACGTGGGCACACCGCTGTGGATCATGGCGAAGGAGGACGGGCGCTGGCTGCTGACCGCCTGCCAGAACATGGGCGCACCGGACGACGAGCAGGACGTGACGCCGAACCGTCCCGTCTTCGGCACCACCGCCTGACGCCGAACCGCCCTCGGGTGCCGCACCCGGGTCTCGACGCCTGACACACTGTGGCCCGGACCGCGAGCCGCACCCGAGGAGATCCGACGCGTCATGGACCTGCTGGCATTCCCGTTCGTCGCGACGTTCACGGTCGTCACGGCGCTGGTCTTCGGCTTCATCGCACAGCGGCTCCTGGGCATCCGGCTCGGTCTCGTCCGGCTGCTGATCACCGGCGCGTTCGTGCTGACCGTCGGCCCGCTGATCATGTACGCGATGATGGACCAGTTCACCATCGGTCCGGGCAACTTCGACCAGAGCCAGGGACCCGTGGCGCTCTGGTTCGCGCTACTGGGCGGCGTCCTGACCGTCCTCGCCTCGATGGCGTTCATGGTGATCGTCGAGGCGTTCCTGCCGCTCGGATCGCTGCCGCCGGCCGTGGTGTGGGGGCGCGGCTTGTTCGGCCGGCTGCGGCGAGCCAGGCGGTACTGGCAGATCGTCGGCATCGCGATGCGCCACGGGTTGGGCTCGTACCTGCGCGGCAGCCGCGACCGCTCCCTCGACGTCCCCAGTAGCCGCGCGCAGCTCGGCCGCGCGCTGGCCGCCACCCTCAATGCCGGC
It encodes:
- a CDS encoding MMPL family transporter, whose protein sequence is MFRWISGFTIRRPYVVVLAWVAVVAVGFGIGTGVFGRLISDVGTVSGSESMRAEQRLEEVAPQPDTITAIVTGSVDDPELREQVTAAVADVRTLPGIADVSDPLPSPATGEAYLIEVALTPGDTQEDAAEDAADRLADVDAGAVTVAGGPLSEAEFGEQAQEDVARAELLSMPVVLILLLIVFGGFLAAGLPLLVAGVGVGGTFGVLYAFSLVSDVSVYAVQITTMLAVGLAVDYALLMVSRFREERRAVTDVATAVTRTVATAGRTVVFSGLTVAVALAGLVVFPDPFLRSMGLAGAAVVLIDMAAALTLLPALLGRFGHRVSPARVRTGDGVFARVARLVQRRPVLTLAVTGAALVTLAAPVADMHISQGDPRMLPTSTQTRQLWDGLGTHFPEQARWLGDIEVVADAPAGDPAVATLRDSIADLPGVATIEVTPLTDGLTGLDVEPSGSVEGDAAQDVVRAIRDLDAPFDLQVTGDTAMLVDYTSMLGERLPWAITIVALGTLVLLFAFTGSILLPIKAILTNLLSIGAALGVVVWVFQHGNLAGLVGADGLGYLHLTVPILVGAIAFGLSVDYEVFLLSRIRERWLAGAGASGSVAEGLQRTGGIVTAAALVIGVVFAGFIVGGFAPIKAIGLGLVLAIALDAVVVRMFLVPATMTLLGARNWWLPRPLRRIHDRIALSEETPPPSTVAEVAPVPVREPIG
- a CDS encoding DUF664 domain-containing protein; this encodes MDMKDMTVIQESVAGDEVEMLMFALDRARAQFAWKCGGLDAAGLNTRLPPSTMTLGGLLKHAALAEDMRIAEFLTGDPMPSPWKQENFDADPDGEWHSAADDTPEALYALWLGSVERSRAAWARVLAEGGLDQPSIFTDGDGRHPNLRRVLVDAVEHYIRHAGHADLLREAVDGLVGEDPPQP
- a CDS encoding helix-turn-helix transcriptional regulator, which produces MTIDTSPTARALVALELIQGSPGVTAQRLADKLGVSERAARRYVGILREAGVPIEAARGQHGGFRVGRGVRLPPLMFTASEVLGLVMAVLDGHHDAADAAGPVGSALGKLLRSLPEPVATQAATMRRSAAPAPDRAAARPDPSTATTLVQASAERHAVRLDYRSEAGSEWTTDVDPWAVVVRHGRWYLLCWSHRAQAQRAYRIDRVTAVDVLPSSFTPPRDLDAVAALETHLARGWEYDAEVVIEGPLETVRPCVRSTLGTLEPTDENTTRLTGSTSNPHWYAEQLAALPVPFRIVHGPELRAAARAVGERLLAAADGPLTPSAPATSAAPEPSDHTTGAPDE
- a CDS encoding pyridoxamine 5'-phosphate oxidase family protein → MSETTTPHPADVARRIVDANAYLTLATVDPNGQPWATPVWFAHDDYRTFFWVSRPGTRHSQNIDTTAAVGIVIFDSTLPSSQATAVYLEAVAEEVPAADRTAALAVFNDRSLVWKQPPWQVTDVTEPAPHRLYRATAKVTHVLGAGDKRVEVTL
- the dnaB gene encoding replicative DNA helicase, which translates into the protein MSVAELPDRREEAPADYGRTPPQDVAAEQSVLGGMLLSKDAIADVVEVLRGHDFYRPAHEAVYEAIIDLYGRGEPADAVTVAAQLQKTGELGRVGGAPYLHTLVSSVPSAANAGFYAEIVRERAILRRLVEAGTRIVQMGYTQDGDADDIVDRAQAEVYAVTEKRASEDYLPLSEIMEGTLDEIEAIGSRGGQMVGVPTGFADLDALTNGLHPGQLIILAARPAVGKSTLGLDLARACSIKNGLTSVIYSLEMGRNEITMRLLSAEAKVPLHHMRSGQMTDDDWNRIARSTGEVSSAPLFIDDSPNMTMMEIRAKCRRLKQRNDLRLVIIDYLQLMSSGKRVESRQQEVAEFSRALKLLAKELEVPVIAMSQLNRGPEQRQDKKPMLSDLRESGSIEQDADMVVLLHREDAYEKESPRAGEADFIVAKHRNGPTATITVAFQGHYSRFVDMAQ
- a CDS encoding MATE family efflux transporter, coding for MSRRPPNPPNPFRRHDADGEILRLALPALGALVAEPLFLLTDSAIIGHLGTPELAGLGIASTVLATLVNISIFLAYGTTAAVARMLGAGNSAGALRAGIDGCWLAVFIGVGTLAVGWPLTPWVVSLFGPDADVAGHAETYLRISLLGIPSMLLVLAATGVLRGLQDTRTPLYVAASGAVANVVLNLVLVYGAGLGIGGSALGTVIAQTAMAAVFVRVVARAARRDGVTLRPHLAGVAQAFGAGVPLIVRTVAMRVALIVITVVAAGLGTAELAAHQVAFTTWTLLALILDAVAIAAQALVGRALGAGDVAGARSVTRRMVQWGVLAGFALAVLVVTIGSVYAQLFTPDPEVRRLLYAALVVAALMQPVAGWVFVLDGVLIGAGDGRYLAWASVASVVAFLPAAWAVAVADLSGTTGMVALWSSIGVWMVVRLLTLALRERQDTWMVTGAVR
- a CDS encoding SgcJ/EcaC family oxidoreductase — translated: MTTGTELDAIGRVIAAVEHAQNNELPDEFLRLFRPDAIWTTGGGKRLYGLDEIAAFTRQVLPGGMKGQTVTFELEHVLFIRPDVAAVKLRQIYRTPDGVDVGTPLWIMAKEDGRWLLTACQNMGAPDDEQDVTPNRPVFGTTA